The Solanum pennellii chromosome 7, SPENNV200 DNA segment GCTAGGAGGAGCATATCCAGGACACTCCTGAAGAGGAGGCCCACAGAGTTGAGCGTTATCACTGTAGGATGATCTATCAAAACTTCGCAGTTGAGTGCTTGATGGAATTCTTCCTGATAACTGGTTGTTCGACAAGTCCAACACACTAAGAAAAGTCAAATTAGCAAGACCTTGCGGTATCACACCAGAAAGCTGGTTTCTTGACATGTCAAGAGACTCCAACATCCTCATTTGACCTATTCCTTCAATGACAGTTCCATTCAGCTCATTTCTTGAGAGGTTCAAAGATTTCAATCCTCTCATATCAGCTAATTCTTTAGGAACACCTCCAATTAATTCATTACTTGAAAGATCAATAGTCTTCAGATATAATAAAGGATTCTTGTACTCAGACTCTTGATTTTTCCATTGAACCAATAGGTCACCAATATACAAGTAACGACGAGGAAATTTACCATAGAAACCTTGAACTATAAATTCCATTGGCTCACCAGAATTATTATCTTGATACAATAAGGTGAAATTGTTGAAGCAATGTGGAATTTTCCCTGATAATCCATTCGCTGAAAGGTCCAGTATCTGAAGAAATTGAAGCTGACAGATTATGGATGGTATGCTGCCATGCAATCTGTTGAACCGCAGGCTTAGAATGCGCAAATTGAGTAGATCAGTCCCTATCCATCCAGGGATACTTCCTGTCAACTTATTCCCtccaagatccaagatttgcaACCCCTGACATTGTGAAAAAGAAGGCAACATTCCACTTAAACTGTTTTGGCGTATGTATAACGCCTTCAAATTTGTCAAGGAACCCAATGAATGTGGAATTTCTCCAGAGAAATTGTTATAAGCTAGATTAAGAACAGCTAGACTTGTCATGTTCATCCAACAATCTGGAAGTTCTCCTGAGAATTGATTGTGTGACAAGTCTAGAGAAGTGGGAGATGTTCTACTTCGACAAATTGAAGAGATGGATCCAAAAAactgatttttatgcaggtAAAATATTTGGACATTGGTAGGGACTAGTGGCAAAGCCCCTGAAAAGTTGTTAGAGCTTAAATCTATAACCCTGTACCCATATGTATTCTCTATTAAGTCAGACACTCTTCCACTGATTTGGTTGTTTGAGAGATTCAAAATCTTTAGATGGGGGGNNNNNNNNNNNNNNNNNNNNNNNNNNNNNNNNNNNNNNNNNNNNNNNNNNNNNNNNNNNNNNNNNNNNNNNNNNNNNNNNNNNNNNNNNNNNNNNNNNNNNNNNNNNNNNNNNNNNNNNNNNNNNNNNNNNNNNNNNNNNNNNNNNNNNNNNNNNNNNNNNNNNNNNNNNNNNNNNNNNNNNNNNNNNNNNNNNNNNNNNNNNNNNNNNNNNNNNNNNNNNNNNNNNNNNNNNNNNNNNNNNNNNNNNNNNNNNNNNNNNNNNNNNNNNNNNNNNNNNNNNNNNNNNNNNNNNNNNNNNNNNNNNNNNNNNNNNNNNNNNNNNNNNNNNNNNNNNNNNNNNNNNNNNNNNNNNNNNNNNNNNNNNNNNNNNNNNNNNNNNNNNNNNNNNNNNNNNNNNNNNNNNNNNNNNNNNNNNNNNNNNNNNNNNNNNNNNNNNNNNNNNNNNNNNNNNNNNNNNNNNNNNNNNNNNNNNNNNNNNNNNNNNNNNNNNNNNNNNNNNNNNNNNNNNNNNNNNNNNNNNNNNNNNNNNNNNNNNNNNNNNNNNNNNNNNNNNNNNNNNNNNNNNNNNNNNNNNNNNNNNTGATTTTGAAGCCATTTTGGGAAAGAAGGTCCCAAATTGCAAGACGGCAGGCTTATAACTTGTAGCTGAAAAGGAGGAAGCCAATTGAAGCTCGTCTTCAGAGCCAATGAGTTGAATGACAAGTCCAAATCCACTAAACTGGAGAGGTTTGAAAGGTGGGACTCAGTAATTGTTCCCTTCAGGACATTGTAAGAGGCATCAAAACTTTCCAGATTAGATAGTTGCCCCATACTTTCTGGTAGTCCTTCCAGTCTATTGGACGAGACATCCAAAATTCTAAGCTGTGAAAGTTTTCCGATACCTTGTGGTATCCTCCCTTGAAATTGATTAGAGCCAAGATGCAACTCTCTCAATGATGGAAACAATGCTAAATCTGGTAATGCCCCTCTCATTTGGTTTTCAGACAAATCCAGATACTCAAGGGTAGAAACTTGTCCCGCACTTTCCATAAAAGAACCATTCAGCATATTCTTCTGCAGGTATAATTTCTTTAAGGATGAAATCTTGTTGCATTAACAATTGAACCAAACAATGAGTTTTCGTTCAACCCCAAAACCTCAAGTGATTTCCTACTGCCTGATAACCTGAGAAACAACTCAGGAAGCCATTGGACTGTCTGAGTATTAGACATGTCCAGATGACGTAAACGTGTCAAATTCCCAAAAGAACTGGGAACCCCACATTCAATCTTTAAGTTATTAGCAAGATCAAGATGTTCAAGATACATCAAGGTCCCAAAGCGATCATCAATTTGACCGCTGAGTTGATTATAAAGGAGGTCAATGCTAGTTAGGCTTGTGGTCAAATTGAATACCCAGCTATAttcagatgaagaagaaaaCTCATTACAACATAAATGAAGAACAGAAATAGATATTAAAGAAGAATTGGCTAAATCAGCTTGAGATGGAACCAACTTAGAGAGTCCACAACCACTCAAGTCCAGTTCTTTCAATGAAGGGACCTTAGTTATCTCTTGAAACCAATTGTTTACTTGGAAGTTGCTAGAACTCAGACTCAAAAACTCTAGAGAAGACAGATGAGGAAGCCATCTAAGGTCCTTTACTATAAGATTATTTTCTCCAAGATCAAGAGTCCTTAAAGAAACTAGATTCTGGAACTGTATTGGAATTACAccagaaaaaaaagaagctgACAGGTTCAAGTACTCTAGTCTCTTAAGTGAGCCTATGAATCTTGGTATTTCACTTCTTTCAAATTCATTAACACTGAGGTCCAAGTAATTCAAGTACTCCAACTCAAGCAGAGAAGGGCTAAGTTTACCTGTCAATCTTGGAGCAAAACAAGCACTGGCACCAGCAGAACAAGTAAACTTATTGTGTAGATCAATAACAGTTACATGACCTGTTCTTCTGTCACATTCAATACCCTTCCATTTGCAGCATTCTTGTTTATCTTCTTCATCACCCCATGTAGATAAATGATCAAAAGAATCAGTAAGACCTCTTTTGAACTCAAGAAGAGCATCTCTCTCCTTATCTAAACATAGGGTCTTGTTACCACCTAATCCAAAAGATGTCTCTAGGAACAGTAGAGACAAAGTGAAAAGGAACTGTGCTAATCTTGCATATTTCCATTTGTCCATTGTTTTTTGTTTGAAACTATGAGCAAGAAgcaattaatatatacatatatatatatatatatatatatttaccatTGACTAGTTCTTGCATGTATCTATGTACTTTCCTAGATAAGTGACCCCACtttgataagaaaaaagaatgaaaagtaAAGTTATTGCATCTGATTTTTGTCCCACTTTGGCTAGTAGCATAAACAAGTTACATGGAAACTTCTAAACCAAAAAGACtaagaaaagtaaaatgaataaagGGCCACATCAAATATCCATGTAAACTTCCAAGTTCCAACAATATCACCTAATTTTCTCTTGCATGAATCTATTTTTCCTAGAAAACTTGCAAGGTCATTTATCAATTAGGAAATTTAATGCTTAGCAATCCAAGATTTACAGACTTTGCTCTAGTTATTTTGACAACTTGAGTTGGACATAAAAACAAGTGAGTCCactttgagaagaaaaaaaaaagaatcaaaagaaaagttatattatACATAACATGTGATTTTTCTGCCACTTTGGCTAGTAGCATTAACAAATTCATGGAGATGGAGTCAAAGAAGACTTCTATAGAAAAAGCACTACTCTCTCTgtataataaaatttacaagCTAATTTATGTAGATAAATTTATGGAAAAATGATAGAAATCTCACCTTTAAGTTCTCTTATTACCAATATCCcctattagttttataaatttccAAAATCCCTTATTTTCATGCATtcgattaatgtatcagcgcatcAAATTAACGTATCTCGCGCATCATATTAATGTAACGTgcacatcagattagtgtatcaagtataaaatgtacatcaattagtgtatcatgtataaaatgtaatgtatcttacttaacaattaatatatctcgctcatcagattaatgtatcaacgcttatattattatatcagtttgagagatttttgtaattataaacttataagggacaaatggtaattttgccttaaaagtatgtgatttttgTCCTTTGCCTTaaatttattgatacaaatataaaacataaactcaaaaaaataaatagaatgacAAATAATTTGCGGGATATTTTTGCGTTTacatatattaaatatcatgatattaaattttatgtattataaataCCACCAAATGGAAGGTGTTAGTAATACATCCTACAA contains these protein-coding regions:
- the LOC114078064 gene encoding receptor-like protein EIX1, whose protein sequence is MDKWKYARLAQFLFTLSLLFLETSFGLGGNKTLCLDKERDALLEFKRGLTDSFDHLSTWGDEEDKQECCKWKGIECDRRTGHVTVIDLHNKFTCSAGASACFAPRLTGKLSPSLLELEYLNYLDLSVNEFERSEIPRFIGSLKRLEYLNLSASFFSGVIPIQFQNLVSLRTLDLGENNLIVKDLRWLPHLSSLEFLSLSSSNFQVNNWFQEITKVPSLKELDLSGCGLSKLVPSQADLANSSLISISVLHLCCNEFSSSSEYSWVFNLTTSLTSIDLLYNQLSGQIDDRFGTLMYLEHLDLANNLKIECGVPSSFGNLTRLRHLDMSNTQTVQWLPELFLRLSGSRKSLEVLGLNENSLFGSIVNATRFHP